The Thamnophis elegans isolate rThaEle1 chromosome Z, rThaEle1.pri, whole genome shotgun sequence DNA window tgctgactattttattgtatgtttctttgtcaatgtttgttttcccttcccctgattttgtgtgagccgccctgagtcccctcagggaaaagggcggcatacaaatattaataaaatcaaaatcaaatcaaatcctgGACTCTGTCAGATGGAGCAGATTCAGGGTTTTCTAGAAGTATTTTCCTCGCTTGGAGAATTAGAAATTAGTCATGAGAAAACTGTTTGCTGGAAgtcatcataatttttaaaatatatttcatttattcacaATATTGATATGCATGTAGAATTATCTAGGTGTTGCAAATGATATCTTAATAACAATAATTCAATAAAACAGTATCATTCATCTTTACCTAAATGTGTAATATTCATTTGTTcatatacatttcctggcaatcCTAGGTttcattaatagagggatagaatcaagatcatatgaaattCTAACaacactttataaaaccttaataAGACCACGCGTGGGATAatgcatctagttctggtcactacaatattaaaaaaaagtggttgaaactctggaaagagtgcagagaagggcaataaagatgattagagggctggaggcaaatacataaataaaaagaacagttgcaggaattttaTATGTCTAGTCAAGTGAGAAGAACGACTAGTGGAGATGTGATAGCAATATTCTAATATTTGAAGTGCTCCTAGAAAGACAaatgggtcaaactattttccaaagcaccagaaggcaaggcaaaaaacaattgatggaaacaatcaaacaaaaaagaagcaacctaaaactaaagagaaatttcctaatagggagagcaatcaactaatggaatggcttgccttcagaaatggttggtgctccagtactgcaggctttcAAAAAAAGATGGGagtgaaaaccatttgtctgaattggaaCAAGTCAGGCCTTTCAAACTGGTGGCCCCCTGGGGCGGAGGCATCATGCACAGGTCACACCCACCCTGCAAGGgcaaaaaaatgttgtgatatggcacaatacgtcacatgatgcaattgagtttgacagccatggAATAGCTtgtcctgcttgagtagaggaTTGGATtttagatgacctccaatgtcccttccaattgtgttgttttttttcattctatgttAACATTCTGCTTTGCAATACCAAGAAGAGActtattgtctatggagattctaagtcatccaggtcatggttgtcccaaagatgctttttcaagaggcaactggactttccttgaagatgtttcgcttctcatccaagaagcttcttcagtcctgCAAcatagttccaagaaggctccacacccatttttaCCACTCAGTTGACCCTGTTGACACAGATAACCCTACAGGGGGGGGATCTTAATGACTCActtaaagaatgcaaatgaccagctgtctgcaaggagtataaatccttccattcccctctatccagtcagaactgaagaagcttcttggatgagaagtgaaatgtcttcaacgaaaaaccagaaagtccagttgcctcttgaaaaagcacctttggggcaagaaGAGACTTGTCATGCAAAGTCTGAACCCTTGACTCTAACAGACCTTTCAGAAGATACTTAACCCTGAATGCCAAGGATAATTTCTTTGGAAGGTCATTCCATAACTATGGGACCATTCCCAAAAGGTCCTGTTCCTCATGATactctgagtgtgtgtgtgtgtgtgtgtgtgtgtgtgtgtgtgtgtgtgtgcctcaaatcagttttgactcctgAGGAACTACATGGGCAAGACCatagagaggtttttttttttacaatattctCAGAAGTCATTTGCTATTTCCTTCCGAATTGGGTCAAAGTCATCCTATTGGCTCCCATGTCTAAGGTAACACTAGCTTGGGTATCCCTTTCTCTCAGGGATACTCAGCTCAAGACAGTCTTCTCCAGGCCAGAGCAAGGCTATCTCTGCTTGTACATCTCATATCATGATAGTAACCCTGAGTTTTGAGTCCTTGCATCTACATTTATCCCCATCCTTTCTGCAGCTTTCCCTTGGATAAAGCAGCTTCTGCTCTCTACAGAATCACCACACCTGTCCTGAATCCTTTCATTTATACCCCGAGGAACCAAGATTTGAAAGTGGCTTTGGAAAAGCTCAAGGAAAATTTACCCTCTGTCTCTAGACGTGTCCTTTTCATTCAGGAAAGTTCAATTGCTTTGATTAAAATGAAGTGAAGGGTAGATACATTTCATGGGAGTGTTAATAGCCAATACCTTTAAGTCCGCTGCATGAAAAGTCATTGGGATCCACCTACAttgttttctatttgaaaggaaagTGAGCAAGAACTGCTATAAActttccattttccagcatgtctggttggagaattctgggagtcaaagttcttaaagttgcccagttaAGAATCTGTGATGTAGACATTCTATGCACCAAATCAAGGGAACTGCTGCTTATCAAAgaatatgcttttttttaaaaaaagaaattgctagTCAGAAAACCTGCTACCAAACTcctaattttcttttgacaccacaGGCATGGGTCTCCACCTACAAGGAAAGCTCATGATTGAGTGTAGATGCAGCATTATTAGGAAAGAAGGATGTATATTGCCCTTGCTCTGTTCTTAATTGTCACTGAAAtgagttaaggtaaaggttccccttgcacatatcttCTAGTTGTTCCTgtctctagagggcggtgctaatctccatttcaaagctgaagtgccagcactgtccaaagatgtctcattggtcatgtggccaacatgactaaaggccgaaagtgcatagaacgctgttatctccccgccaaaggtggttcctatttttctacttacattttttaactatgttttcaaactgctaggtttgcagaagctgggacaagtaaagggagctcactccgttacgcggcactagggattcaaacactgaccttctgatcgacaagctcagcctcttagccactgagccaccacatccctactgAAATGAGTTACTTTCTCACAAATCCAGAGGCAGGGAAGAAATACATTTGGCTCACAGAGTTATGTACATGTATTTACTTAGTCTATTTTTTTCAAACCAATACACTTGAGGCCTCTCATTTGCCTTTTTCTGTAATTTGAAGGAAAGAGGTGTAGTGGTTAGGGCACCagggtagaaaccaggagaccacaAGTTCTAGACCCACTTGAGAGGGAAAGCcatctgagtgaccttgggccagacactttctctcagccctaaaaagaaggcaatgacaaaccacccCTGAAAAACCCTTCAGTGGCCCATAAGATTTCCCAGACATTACTTACAATATTGGCCTGGCCATCTCCATAGAAGTATTTAGCCAGCTTTATTATCTAAGCAGGGCTGGGCCTAGTTAGTATTGAAAAGGTAATCAGCAATAAGCAGTAAGATagactaaggcagtgtttcccaaacttttgacatatgtgtaccccttctataattttcgtaatgctgagtacccctcataaaaaacatatgctttaataaaaatcaaaatatttttattttttatttttttggtacatacgcaaaataaacgaaagttatattataaagaacatttatttgattcaatgagaaggatgaaattgtttatgttgagatgacagatcatcataatttggttccctggttgttaattttaaactGAGATGCGGTTCAATAATCAAAATCAGTGGAACTTACTAAAGCACGATAACAGGTGCCCGGAACTAACTATTAAAGAAGTAAGTTGTCTCTGTAACAAAGTGCAGTATATTCACGCCGTGTCATGCCTCACAAGACTGTCTAACCATTAGATAACACTGCAATTCTCCAGCGTTTAAACAGCTCCATGGCTCAACGTCAATTGTTAATGTTCCCGCAGTTTAAAAATGGCTGAACCCGAGCTGCGCGAAGGATGCGCAGAAGTTCCCACCATAATGAGTTGCGATACAATCTACGATGGGCCCAGTTCCCATGTAAAAACTGTGATACGCacctatttctttccttgttctgtgggtgcagctaagcacggtgcagtggatattcccaggtgatccccaccaaactccggtgcaacgcgtacccccaccaaactcttcctgTACCCCTGGAGGTAtgcgtaccacactttgggaaacactgaactaaggtaaaggttcccctcgcacttatgcgctagttgttcccaactctagggggtgatgctcatctccatttcaaagccgaaaagccagcattgtccgaataCGTCTcaatgatcatgtggccggcacaacTAAACGCATgtaacattgttaccttcccaccaaaggtggttccctatttttctacttgcatttttacatgctttcgaatcgctagcttggcagaagctgggacaagtaatgggagctcactccgttgcgcggcactagggattcaaaccaccaaactaccaacctttctgatcgacaagctcagcatcttagccactgagtcaccgcatccctCTAACATAGACTAAGAGATAACAATTCCTCCCCAAAAagagcatttaaaaattaaatctgtACAGGTTATCAATACATGGGCATGTTCATGAAGTTATCAAGAGTTGAACTTGATTTGAATGAGACTTCCCTTTTCTTAAAATATAGCTCACTGCTGCATAATAACTTGGCATCTTACAGGAAATGTGTTCTTACTGgacatttgttcttttttttaaaaaaaaagtggacaGTGAATGATATTAAAGGTACATGGTTCGAGGTgatgtggatttatttatttatttatttatttatttatttatttatttatttatttatttatttatttgacttatatactgcttcatagggctttcagccctctctaagcggtttacaaatttttttagcaaattgagtcagcaaattgcccccacagtccgggtcctcatttcacccacctcggaaggatggaaggctgagtcgaccttgagccggtgagatttgaaccgctgaactgcagatcacagtcagctaacgtggcctgcagtactgcaatctaaccactgcgccacctcggctcttattaattataagaaatataaattattaatTATAGGAAAGCCGTTTATTGCAGATTGGATTatttgttcttcatatttttgaGGTGCTTGGTCACATTTGGGCATCTTGATGGGAGTGGACATAAAATATGACCCAAAATAGTTCactggtttctttttaaaaaatgtaatttattgGTGAAGTTCTTCCTACCAGAGTTgtgggggcacagtggttagaatgcattaatGCAGGCCGACACTGCCTactgtcagcagttcaatcctgaccagctcaaggatgactcagcctttcatctttccgaggttggtaaaaggaggacccagattgttgagggcaataggctgactctgtaaactgcttagtgagggctttaaaagcactatgaagtgatatataagtcaaGAGCTATTGCTAGGGTTAGCACTACCTAGTGATGATGAAATTGCTTCCTATCACCCTAGCTTTTATTTTGTCTTTgtgagaggatagatagatgtgttcccccccaaaaaagcactaTAGTCTGTCCACAGGTGTATAAGACCCTTAGAACTGTTCTTGCAACCAAACAGGGTTGTAGAATCCAGGGGTTTGTTTTACAGATTACCTACTTCCAGTggaggtattcagccggttcggaccagttcaggcaaactgataGTGGCAACCTGCAGCTgggcccactcacccaccccggtgctatgctgtcctatttagccacgttttctatgCCACGTGCATGCATGAAAGCTGTGCATGTGAGCAAAATGCATGCACAGAAAGCTGCACGTATGCGCAGGTGTGTGCTCACATTTTCGATGCAcggtgaactggtggtaaaattatgttaAACCCACCTCTGTCTAGTTTCTTCCTAAAGCTGCAGTTAAATATAAGAGATGTTGAAACCCTCACGgtgtcaggtctgcagccatcttttcttttggatttttggactgccatactttctattattcttctatgcattttctattgtgggaaaatgggagggggggttgtaaggagtcacatactatgtagtcacaacaaaattctttctagaaagccaaggtcatcctttgtctctgcacttgccTGGAACTAGAacggtggaactgccagcatggcagtcgAAGATTGGatcatatgatggacttgtgggcatGGGGACAACATCCTGAACTTTTAACTTGGTGGGGAAAACGGGGAAGCTTTTaaattttcccagatgtgccaaggtggctctcttaataaattggaactttgagcaatactttgccttgactctaatttacttttggatgctatttggaaccctgacacatggtTTTGAAAGGAATAGTTGCAAGTCTTCATCTAATATTGCCAACTCAAATCAGGAGCTGTTTTCTAGCTTCTCGTGCAgatagtcttccttccttccttccttccttccttttctagtCCCTTTTAATCTGGATCCCTGAAACTGGAGAGTGAAGCCGAGAATAGAATGCTTCCTTAAAGACCATAAAAATCTaaacacaagagagagagaaatttgttTGTGGTCCTATACTTTTTCCTCTAAGGATTTCAATCTGAGAAAGGTCATTTTGGTTTTTCCAAGGTTAGGACTGGTCAAGGGTATTTTCGACTTTTCTCTTGAACTTTCCCTTGTGGACAAGAACCATGATATGGCATGGTATTTGTAtggctactgttgtggcccagcaggtgcaaatagactccgatagtgaggggccttatgagtcggctgagggagaggtggaggaccctggacagggttctgactctgagcagggcacagagaggctttctggccaccaggaggcacttgaggcatggagcagtggtgagagccgAAGGGAAGGTGCTCATgacatcaggccttggagtagtgacgaggagacaagggaggtggtcctggatgccaggcaacgcCAGGCAGATCGACAGAGAACACAGctatgcagttacaaaagataattggactcagctggttgtaattaggctcctctcaagattgtatttaaggagggactttgggaggagtctgatttgcaggatttgacttcattcataacgctggagaagctgttatctgcctatgtcgaagtctgagttgctgccaaggttcttatctgtttgtttatgcttgggctttcagccaccgaagttTATGTTTCCGgttaattaaagtgctgtgaaattccagttaagcttgtctcggcatttgttactggacggaggagggggtcagaacaggctacAATGACATTTCTGTAAATACCatgacaaaataacagaataacagagttggaaaggaccataAAGGATTCCAAGTCCAACCTCTGTTCAATCAATTGTTCCTATAGAATTCTAGACAAACTGATATCTGATCACTACTTAAAAACACCCAATGATGGAACAcctacaacttccggaggcaagccaattccactgattaattgttgtcaaCAAATTTCAATTtagttctaagttgaatctctcatGATAAGTTTCTGTCTGTTACTTTTgacctgcctttaggtgctttggagaatgagtTGATCCCCCTGTTCTGTGTAGCAACCTCTCATAGAGACACATCTGTCGTGTCATCCCTAGTCATGACATGGTATTTCTATGGTATTTGATTTCATACATTATGCAGGtattaacataattttaaaaaaaaacttgaaaatgcaaaacaaaatagaCAGGAGTCCGGATAACAAGGAACACATCAATGTCCTTTAATCTCAGCATGTTGCTCACAAACCCCTCATATTGTTCAGCTCTGAGTATAACCTTTAGATCCATCTGGGGACCTCCTTAAAACTTTGCCTTCTTCATCCCTCAAGGGAAAGAAGCAAGTTGCACTTTTAATGATTCCCCACAGAATTCACATCTCTTCGAGTTGCCTACTGTGATTCCTTAAGTGTTGCCTGAGCCCAGATCCTTAAGCTAGGATGTTGTTGCACTTTGTAGATCAATCTATATGTTGTTGAGAAGATGGTCCTCTCAGAGCAGCCGATCCTTTTCTGGTAGAAAGAGATTGCTTCAACTTTGTTGCTGGTAGGTATTACTAAAActttattaatcacaataaatGGAGCTGTGACTCATTGATATCAGATACGCCTTTATTTCCCAATAGCCATTTACCTCACAGAGAATGTTCCATGCATGCAGTAGGAAATAACTatctttaaaagtttatttattggaatttatcAAACAAAAATGGGAACAAGAGTAGGAGAAAAATATAGTGACAGGGACAATAGGGacattagtgcacttatgcacaccccctctGCTGACCACTTAAATATGAATTGGGTCCACGGAAGTCAAACtgtgactgaaactgtgaaaatttatagctgagacaactgaatcaggtagggcattccagactttgacaactctactacataaatcatatttttacagtcaagtttagaatgaTTTATATTGTGTTTAAAGCGGCTGTTTGTACATGTATTATTGCGATTAAAACAGAGAAAGTCATTTACATGTAAAATATCACTACATATATTGTGTACGGAGGAGTGCAAGAtttttctcgtgaaatacttctgaacCCGCTCATTTGTACTGATGTCGGATATATGGTGGGAATTCCAAACAGTTGAACAATACTCAAGATTGGTCTAGCATACGTAAGTTTTATAAGCTCTtaattagcaatacaatgtttccAGGGAAAAAAGCTTCCCAAAATTAAGCTTACAACTCTTAAGGCTTTTTTTAGCAACAGTGAGCTGTGGAGCATAACTCGTCAGAGATAAGTACACCTAGGTCCTTATCAAAGTGAGAGTCAGCTGCTAGATCAATGCCACTTAGTTTATACTTGACATCTTGATTACGTTTACCAATATGCAAGACAGAGCATTTATTAATTgaaatttgaagttgccaaatagATGACCATTCAGACACATAATTGAGATCActttgcaaaacaacagaattattgtatttgtttattttccaaCTCTAATCCCTTCCCATGAAATAATTGCCTTATTCTATGAGGGTACTACATAAATGTAAACCAGAAGGTCACATCATTGCAAATATAATGAAAGTTCCAAATATAGTGGGGATGGGGGAATTGTCACAATTCTATCCTGTCGTCAACATTTAACACAACGTTTAAAAACTGAATTGCTTACTATCTACTATAATAttgtccttttctctttttttcttcccctcctcttccatggtttctgtttgtttttggttttttcttcttcccttatttCAGTAAACGCTTCCCAGGGAATCTACCTTTCATAAAGTAGCAGAAGGTAAAATTATTGGAGATGTATGTGAATAATTCTGTCCTTAGTTTATCTCGGTCCTTTGTCTTATTAATTCAGTTGATCAGTTTCTTATTTCCCACTCTTTTCCCCACCATTTATTCACTTTTTTCTGGGTGTTTCTTTTGTATCCAGAAATTGAACACTGGAACAAGAGTGGTTGAATCTGTGATGGTAGAGTCACCTTCTGCCCTATTTCACCCACCATCTATGGGAGTGAAGAACAGTTCTTACGTGACTGAGTTCATACTGATGGGTCTGTCCCATGAACGTGGCATCCAGCTTTTTCTCTTTGCTCTCTTCCTCATCTTTTATCTCATCGTCTTACCAAGCAATGTGCTGATTATTATTACCATCCGAGGAGATGCACACCTCAACTCCCCCATGTATTTTCTGTTAGCCAACTTGGCTTTTTTGGACATCTGGTATTCCTCCATCACTGCACCAAAGATGTTGGTTGACTTCTTCGCCGAGCGCAAAGTCATTTCTTTCGGGGGCTGCATTGCTCAgcttttcttcctccattttgtGGGGGCTGCAGAGATGTTCCTACTCACCGTCATGGCCTACGATCGCTATGTTGCCATCTGCAAGCCTTTGCATTACTCAGTCCAGATGAGCCGAAGACTTTGCATCGTATTAGTGGTGGCTTCCTGGGCTGGAGGCTTTATCCATTCCTTGATCCAGGTTGTGCTGATTATCCGCCTCCCGTTCTGTGGGCCTAATGAATTGGACAATTATTTCTGTGACATCACCCAAGTGCTGAGGATCACCTGTAGTGATTCCTTCAGGGAGGAGATGGTCATGATCTTCAGCAGTGGTCTGATTtctgtggtctgctttgtggcaCTGTTGATTTCCTATGCCTTCTTGCTGAGTGTGCTTAAGAAGAATGTGGGCGAATCAGCTAGCAAAGCTCTCTCCACCTGCTATTCTCACATCACCATTGTCGTTTTCATGTTTGGTCCTGCCATCTACATCTATGCCCGTCCTTTTGATGAATATGCACCCGATAAAGTGGTCTCTGTCTTCCATACCATCATATTTCCCCTTCTCAACCCCATCATTTATACCCTCCGGAACAAGGAAATAACAACCGCCATGAAAAAGATGGTTCTCCAGTACCTCCTCTGCAGGAAACATGTAGGAtgatgtctatggatattctcaatcatccaggccatggttgtcccgaaggtgctttttcaagagccaactaGGACTTtctggagctgaagaagcttcttggatgagaagcgaaacatcttcaaagaaaaaccagaaagtccagttgtcaggcctgcagcggttcctttaagaatctttggcctgccacactcttattaagacgggggatttagcaaagggtagaatgtgttgttttcaaaataagaaattccttcctagaagctcaaggtcatcttttgtctcccaaacctttacacctggacggaagcagttaggcgtagactccagcgtggaagaagaagattggaccatgtgatggactgtgggtgtgggagcaagatcatgaacttttaactgggtgggattctgatgtaacttccagagtcggaatcccatagcactatgccaacatgcctgctttattaaattggaactttaagcatagttttggcttcgattctgatttaattttacatggtatttggaacgcttacaccagttgcctctcgaaaaagcatctttgggacatatAAGATGATATATTTACCCATTTTGTGGATTTATAATTTGCATTCTTGTTGACCAGGCTGATAGTAAATAGTACTTAAACTCTGAAAAACCATGAAATCTGCTAAGCAAAACAAACTTCTTGTCCCTATTTCACGACCTGTCTTTTCAGTTTTATGagccactgtggttgttaagttactaacacagttgttaagggaatctggcttccccattgactttgcttgtcacaaagttgcaaaagtgatcacatgaccccaggacactgcaaccgtcataaatatcagttgccaagcatccaaattttggtcacgtgaccatggggatgcagcaatggtcgtaaatgtgaaaagtggtcataaatcatttttttcagtgcctttgtaacttttaacagtcactaacaaatggttgtaagttgaggactatgtataGATCACTTGAAACTTGATTTCCTCTCTGTCATGCAGTAAAACACTGGGTGAGTCTCATTTATTTCTGCTGTCTTCTCACGGTACATCTGTATGTGTTTTGTGTGGGAACGaggggtaaaatgctaccggtttggatcggtttgcccgaactggtagcaaagatgCCAGCTATTCacctaaaccagtagtaaaaaaaatgatgagCCAGTTTTTCTGACAGACAGCTGTGCCGCGTGatttatacaggtgaaactcgaaaatagcagtagtagtagacttagaattagaattttgtgcaaaagttcatttatttcagtagtgcaacttaaaaggtgaaactaatatatgagatagactcattacatggaaagcaagatagttcaagccgatTTGTCATaactgtgatgattatggcttatagctcatgaaaaccccaaatccacaatttcagaaaattagaatattacatgcaatcaataaaacaaggattgtccatagaacaatatcagacctctgaaaagtataagcatgcatatgtactcagtacttggtttggaccccttttgcagcaattactgcctcaatgcggcgtggcatggaagctatcagcctgtggcactgctgaggtgttatggaagaccaggatgctttaatagcagccttcagctcttttgCATTTTTCggcctcatgtctctcatctttctcttggcaatgccccatagatacTCTatagggttcaggtcaggcgagtttgctggccaatcaagcacagtaatcccatggtcattgaaccaggttt harbors:
- the LOC116521695 gene encoding olfactory receptor 4M1-like, with the translated sequence MGVKNSSYVTEFILMGLSHERGIQLFLFALFLIFYLIVLPSNVLIIITIRGDAHLNSPMYFLLANLAFLDIWYSSITAPKMLVDFFAERKVISFGGCIAQLFFLHFVGAAEMFLLTVMAYDRYVAICKPLHYSVQMSRRLCIVLVVASWAGGFIHSLIQVVLIIRLPFCGPNELDNYFCDITQVLRITCSDSFREEMVMIFSSGLISVVCFVALLISYAFLLSVLKKNVGESASKALSTCYSHITIVVFMFGPAIYIYARPFDEYAPDKVVSVFHTIIFPLLNPIIYTLRNKEITTAMKKMVLQYLLCRKHVG